A window of the Fusarium poae strain DAOMC 252244 chromosome 3, whole genome shotgun sequence genome harbors these coding sequences:
- a CDS encoding hypothetical protein (SECRETED:SignalP(1-21)) — translation MRPSTALRLLGITLLATLASAQAPAPAGWPKFWFKGHVTNKETFKYNPTNEFIFPSIFHAGRYLDNPLGEWYLYYAPHENPGGISLVYSDSLEGPWKEYSNNPIIKNKWDSYYSVPHVSSPDATWNSETGRMFLYFHGDNTRTRWAESSNGVDFRYGGVAVSNDMASSDTTESSYARVFAHPNSASKYNYAMFYMANERNNKRKIRLAESVDGRKWVVDPDYVVTGGSIEGDNVSGANYWVWRGQAYVIYHGSSGKMYARTIDATLRDVGSEPIVFYQSRNQGADVGRVAAPDVATSGENTYLFYESGDRLGGTIAWAKMQKQTTRSVYEWKA, via the coding sequence ATGCGTCCTTCTACAGCACTTCGTTTGCTGGGTATAACCCTCTTGGCGACTCTTGCATCTGCtcaagctccagctccagcagGTTGGCCAAAGTTCTGGTTCAAAGGACATGTTACAAACAAGGAAACGTTCAAATACAATCCTACAAATGAGTTCATCTTTCCTAGTATCTTCCATGCAGGACGATATCTAGACAACCCCCTAGGAGAATGGTATCTCTACTATGCTCCTCACGAGAACCCAGGAGGTATCTCTCTCGTGTACTCGGATAGTCTCGAGGGACCATGGAAAGAATACAGCAACAATCcaatcatcaagaacaagtGGGACTCTTACTATTCGGTTCCGCACGTATCCAGTCCAGATGCTACATGGAACTCGGAGACTGGTCGCATGTTCCTTTACTTCCATGGCGACAACACAAGAACACGCTGGGCTGAGTCTTCGAATGGTGTCGACTTTAGATACGGTGGCGTGGCAGTGAGCAACGACATGGCCAGCTCAGACACGACTGAATCAAGTTATGCACGTGTTTTTGCGCACCCCAACTCAGCATCAAAGTACAACTACGCAATGTTCTACATGGCCAACGAGCGCAACAACAAGCGCAAGATCAGACTTGCCGAGTCTGTAGATGGTCGCAAGTGGGTTGTCGACCCAGACTACGTGGTCACTGGTGGTAGCATAGAGGGTGACAATGTGTCTGGTGCGAATTATTGGGTGTGGAGAGGACAAGCGTATGTGATTTATCATGGTTCTTCGGGGAAGATGTACGCTCGGACTATTGATGCGACGCTACGAGATGTAGGATCGGAGCCAATTGTTTTTTACCAGTCTCGCAACCAGGGTGCGGATGTGGGACGCGTTGCGGCCCCTGATGTCGCGACTTCTGGGGAGAATACTTATTTATTCTATGAGTCTGGGGATCGATTGGGAGGGACAATTGCTTGGGCAAAGATGCAGAAGCAGACGACTCGTTCTGTTTATGAATGGAAGGCATAG